The region AAAACATATTACAATCCATTGATTTTAAACGATTGATTGATACGAAATTCAGCCCTGTAAAAGACTCCAAAACATTAGACGAATTAATTGAGAAAATTAAAAATTCTGATGATGTTTTATTTCCTGTATTGAATGATAAAAATGATCTTATTGGATTAATTCATTTAGATGATGTTCGACCAATCATTTTTTCTGCTTTTAAAATCAAATATACTTCAATACACGAAGTAGTTCAGCCCATAAAAACAGTTATTCAATTCAATGATACTGTTGATGTTATTATGGATAAATTTGAAACATCCCAACAAAGTATTTTACCTGTAATTCAAGATAAACAATTTATTGGTTTTTTACATAAATCCGATATCCTAGAAAAATATAGAGATCGTTTAAAAGAAATTATAATTGAATAAATCTACTAATTTTACAGAATACACTATTTTTTTCAATTCCTAAACTTAATAAATTTGAAATTACCATTTGAACCAGTAATTTTCGGAATTCATATTAATATTCACTTAATTTTAGAGTATTTAGCATTTTTTTTGGCATTTAGATACTACGTTTATTTGCAGAAGCAAAATCTTGATACTATTCCAAAAATAAATAAACTTTCTATAATACTTGGTGCCATGATAGGTGCATTTTTAGGTTCAAGAATTTTTGCCATACTTGAAAATCCTTTTATGCCAACAAATTTTTCAAGTCTTATTAGCTTTTTAAATTCAAAAACCATTATGGGTGGTTTGTTTGGTGGACTTTTGGGTGTAGAAATTGCTAAAAAAATTATTGGGGAAAAACAATCTTCAGGCGATTTGTTTGTTTTTCCTATAATTCTTGGAATTTTTATTGGAAGAATTGGATGTTTTTTATCCGGAACAAATGAATTCACTTATGGAAAAGAAACTTCCTTTTTTCTCGGAATGAATCTTGGCGATGGAATACCTAGACATCCTATTGCACTGTATGAATTAATTTTTCTCTTTTTTTTATTTATTTTTTTACAAAAGCAGAAAACTAAAAAGTTAAAAGCGGGATTATTATTCCAATATTTCATGATTGCATATTTTACTTTTCGATTGTGTATAGAATTCTTAAAACCTAATGTGTTTTTTATTTGCGGATTGAGCACTATTCAACTTTTATGCTTACTTTGCTTACTATATTATCATAAAACAATTTTAATTTTATTTAAAAATGCCCGTTAGAAATTACACCTATTACGACTATACTTTAAGCCTTTGTCCTGAATGTTTAAAACGAATTGATGCCAAAATTGTTTTTGAAAATGATAAGGTTTATATGCTGAAACGTTGTCCTGAGCATGGAAAATCTAAAGTTTTAATTGCAGACGATATTCAGTATTATAAAAACATAAGAAATTACAACAAACCTTCTGAAACGCCTTATAAATTTAATACTAAAACAGATTATGGATGTCCTTATGATTGTGGTTTATGTCCCGATCACGAACAACATTCTTGTTTAACGGTAATAGAAGTTACTGATAGGTGCAATTTAACTTGTCCTACTTGCTATGCAGGTTCATCTCCAACTTATGGCAGACATCGTTCGTTAGATGAAATTAAAAGTATGTTGGATACAATTGTATTAAATGAAAAAGAACCTGATGTAGTTCAGATAAGCGGCGGTGAGCCTACCCTACATCCTGATTTTTTTAAAATTTTAGATTATGCTAAGTCGCTACCAATTAGACATTTAATGCTAAATACCAATGGAATCAAAATTGCAAAAGACAAAGAATTCGCAAAACAACTTAAAAGCTATTCGCCAGATTTTGAAATTTATTTACAATTTGATTCATTTGAAAATTCAGTTTTACAAGAATTAAGAGGTGCTGATTTATGGGATATTAGAAAGAACGCCATTGAAAATTTAAACGAATTAAATTTGTCAACCACATTAGTTGTAACCTTGCAAAAGGGACTCAATGACAACGAAATTGGAAAAATAATAGATTTCGCTTTGCAACAAAAATGTGTTAGAGGGGTAACATTTCAACCCACACAAATTGCCGGAAGATTAGAAAATTTTAATCCAGAAACTGATCGAATGACTTTAACTGAAGTAAGAAGAAAAATTTTGGAACAAACTACAATTTTCAATCCTGATGATTTATTACCAGTCCCTTGTAATCCAGATGCTCTAGTTATGGGTTACGCTTTAAAATTAGATAATTCTGTTTTTCCTTTAACAAGATACATCAATCCGAATGACTTGTTAGACAATAGTAAAAACACAATTATATATGAACAAGATAATGTTTTAAAAGAAAAAATGATAAACTTGTTCAGCACTGGAAATTCCGTAGAAGTTGCTGAAGAAAATTTAAAATCAATTATGTGTTGTTTACCTAATATAGATGCACCTAATTTAGGTTACGACAATTTATTTAGGATTATTATCATGCAATTTATTGATGCTTATAATTTTGACGTAAGAGCAATTAAAAAATCATGTGTTCATATTGTTAATAAAGACAATAAAATTATTCCATTTGAAACGATGAACTTGTTTTATAGAGATGATAAACAAATTAAATTAGAAGAATTAAGAAACAATATAAAATTTTAAATATGATAGCATTAGAAGTAGGAAATTTAGATGGTTTATTAATTATCATATTAGTAGTAATGTTTGGTCCTCCTTTAGCTTTAACACTAATAGGATTTCTTATCAAGAAAGAGTCACCTAATACTGCCAAAACATTTTTTATTTTTGCGACGCTCTATTTGATTGTAGGTTTAGGTATTTGCGGCTCAATGCTAACATGATAAAAAAACAAAGACCTGACAGGTTTAATAACTTGTCAGGTCTTTTTAATGTTGCTTTATTATATTTACACTCTAACGATATTAGCACCTAATGCTCTTAAACGCTCGTCAATTCTTTCGTAACCTCTATCAATTTGTTCGATATTTTGAATGGTACTTGTTCCTTTAGCCGACAAAGCAGCTATTAATAATGAAATCCCAGCTCTAATATCGGGTGAAGACATGGTAGTAGCTTTTAGTTGCGATTTAAAATCATGTCCCATTACCACTGCTCTGTGAGGATCGCACAACATAATTTTAGCCCCCA is a window of Flavobacterium indicum GPTSA100-9 = DSM 17447 DNA encoding:
- a CDS encoding prolipoprotein diacylglyceryl transferase family protein produces the protein MKLPFEPVIFGIHINIHLILEYLAFFLAFRYYVYLQKQNLDTIPKINKLSIILGAMIGAFLGSRIFAILENPFMPTNFSSLISFLNSKTIMGGLFGGLLGVEIAKKIIGEKQSSGDLFVFPIILGIFIGRIGCFLSGTNEFTYGKETSFFLGMNLGDGIPRHPIALYELIFLFFLFIFLQKQKTKKLKAGLLFQYFMIAYFTFRLCIEFLKPNVFFICGLSTIQLLCLLCLLYYHKTILILFKNAR
- a CDS encoding radical SAM protein, with the protein product MPVRNYTYYDYTLSLCPECLKRIDAKIVFENDKVYMLKRCPEHGKSKVLIADDIQYYKNIRNYNKPSETPYKFNTKTDYGCPYDCGLCPDHEQHSCLTVIEVTDRCNLTCPTCYAGSSPTYGRHRSLDEIKSMLDTIVLNEKEPDVVQISGGEPTLHPDFFKILDYAKSLPIRHLMLNTNGIKIAKDKEFAKQLKSYSPDFEIYLQFDSFENSVLQELRGADLWDIRKNAIENLNELNLSTTLVVTLQKGLNDNEIGKIIDFALQQKCVRGVTFQPTQIAGRLENFNPETDRMTLTEVRRKILEQTTIFNPDDLLPVPCNPDALVMGYALKLDNSVFPLTRYINPNDLLDNSKNTIIYEQDNVLKEKMINLFSTGNSVEVAEENLKSIMCCLPNIDAPNLGYDNLFRIIIMQFIDAYNFDVRAIKKSCVHIVNKDNKIIPFETMNLFYRDDKQIKLEELRNNIKF